The Tursiops truncatus isolate mTurTru1 chromosome 20, mTurTru1.mat.Y, whole genome shotgun sequence DNA window ggggtggggggggggggggggggggggggggggggggggggggggggggggggggggggggggggggggggggggggggggggggggggggggggggggggggggggggggggggggggggggggggggggggggggggggggggggggggggggggggggggggggggggggggggggggggggggggggggggggggggggggggggggggggggggggggggggggggggggggggggggggggggggggggggggggggggggggggggggggggggggggggggggggggtgggggggggggggggggggggggggggggggggggggggggggggggggtgctggggCAGCGAGGCGAGCTCCGGGATGCGCCCTGATGAGGCCAGCTTGTAAACCTGCTCCCTTTCACCAGCCCCAGACAAGCGCTTCCGGCTAGATCTGTCCGacccctcactctctctctctcctttttttctgcttctcacggctctgcttctcttctctgcccagttccctcccccttcccttctaaGGATGGCCCAGAAGGAGAACGCCTACCCCTGGCCCTACGGCAGGCAGACGGTAAGGGCtttcccacttcccctccccccacccgcgTGGCGAGGTCCCGCTTGCAGATTTGAGGTCCTGCAGAGGGCGATCCTCTTACCACTTTCTTCCCGGCTTTGCACTAGTTTATGGGCCCCAGTCTGGTCATTTGTAGCCACATCCTATCAGGTGCTGCCAACTTGAGTTTGACCAGCCTGTGAGGACCTCTGCAGAGCTGAGCCTGTTTGTCACATCCAGATGACATCTGGGACTGAGCAGGCAGGGTCTGGCCTTTTGGCCATGATTCCCAACCCTTGTCCTGAAAAAATAGGCTAGGCaggaaatagaaatagactctGGAAGGATTTAGATACGTTTATAAGTTTAAAAGGTCCAGGACAAGTCTAAATTaagaatttagaatttattttaatgactggTGTGAAGTAAGCATTCAATGGCTTTATTttccagttgtcccaacaccTTTCACTGAAGAGTCTACCCTCTCATCTGAAATGCTACCTTTGTTACATATACTAAATTCCCACATatatgtggatctatttctgtacTCCATTTTGTTCAACTTGCTTATTTGTAAATTCCATGCTAATATCACTGTTTGCAAACAGGTCTGTAGGGGCACTGaggctttcttcctctcttggctaaagaagaaagaaggggcCCTGCGTGGGGCTTTGCTCTCTGTTTGCGGGGCTTGAGTATCCTGGGGGGGTCCGTATGTCCCCTTGTCCACCAGCTGCCTCCCTGGTGAATCTCTGAATGAGGTTGTCAATAGTGGAGGCTGAATGAGAAAACATTGTCATGCCCACACTGGTCACTCCTAAAGAAAGGGGTGTATATTACTCAGAAGTTGAAAGTGAAAAGTGGTCCAGGGCCGTTAGAGTAGCCCTCAGTGTCCTAAAGCCTGTTGTGGCAAAGGGGTAAATACTGAGATTTGCTGAACACTCAAGGCCACAAGGACCTTATCTGAGACTTAACAGGCTGAGCTTAGGGGACCATGAGAATATCGCTGTGCTAAAGCTCCTTGAATTTTGTGTGTTCATTACCCCAGCCTGTACTGCCCCCTGGGGTGGGGCACTGGGTAAATGAGTGGTGTTATGGACAAGACTTTGAAGGTTGGACAGCCTTGGGCCTGAGAATGTGGAGTGGGCCAGGGCCAAAGAGGTGAGAGGTTAGGTGTGAGGGTAAGTCCCTATCTTAGGCTGACTTAGGTTGTTTATTAATAACTCATTTTCTATGGGGCTCTGAGCAGAGTCTTCGGGCTGAGTAGGAAAATTGTGGTCTCAGTGTTCCTCTTTGAGCTGGGGattgggtaggtgggtgggtggcttTATAGCAAGTCCTGAAATGCTGCTTGTAGCACATTCCAACCCGGTCACTGGGATAAAGGCACTCTCAGAGCTCCCCCCTGGTCCTTCTCAGGCTCAGTCTGGCCTGAACACCCTGCCCCAGAGAGTCCTCCGGAAGGAGCCTGTCACCCCCTCTGCGCTTGTCCTCATGAGCCGCTCCAATGCCCAGCCCACAGGTAACTAGGACAAGGGGAGGGCATCGACCTGAGGGGACTAGGGTCTGAGAAAGGTGGACGGGGATGAAAATGTCAAGGGATGGCCTCAATTTCCCTGTTCTTTCCTTAGCTGCCCCTCTCCAGAAGGTGGTGGAGAACAACAGTCGGACCCCAAACTTCTCAATGTAAGCGCCCCAAGCCTTGGGGTGGcaagagagggggagggacagtGAACAGGTAGGAAATGGGGGAGGTAGAAGGTAAGGGCAGGAGGAGTAGGGAGGCAAGAAAGCCTGATCCATCCTCAGCTCCCCTGGAAGAGAAACAGGGCTGCGGGCAGGATGGGCTGAGGTGCAGGGAGAAGGCAAACGCCTCAGGGGACCGACTAACCGGTACTCAGCTGcctaccaccccccaccccccctccagcAGGCGTTCCTTCACAATCGACGACTTTGAGATTGGGCGTCCTCTGGGCAAAGGCAAGTTTGGAAATGTGTACTTGGCTCGAGAGAAGAAAAGCCATTTCATCGTGGCGCTCAAAGTCCTCTTCAAGTCTCAGATAGAGAAGGAGGGTGTGGAGCACCAGCTGCGCAGGGAGATCGAAATCCAGGCCCATCTGCAGTACGCGGCAGCGCCCTTCGAGCCACAGTACCCCTGGCGCCTCAACCCCCCGCTCCTCTTCCAATCCCACCACATCCGGACTGTCTTCTCTGCAGCTGTGGTCAGGCAGCCCCAAGGAGCTCTCAGTCCTGGCCAGAGCCTTGAACCCAGAGAGCTGCGTCCAGTTCCCCCTTAGCACCGCCAGCCTGGTGTCCCCTGCCTGGCCCAAGCCTGACCCAGTTTGCTGCAGTGGGGACCTGTCATCTTTCCCATTTCCTTATGCCAGGATACAGCCTGAtgcttcctctgtctcctctcccagGCATCCCAACATCTTGCGTCTCTACAACTATTTCTATGACCGGCGAAGGATCTACTTGATTCTGGAGTATGCCCCCCGGGGGGAGCTCTACAAGGAGCTGCAGAAAAGCCACACTTTTGACGAGCAGCGAACAGCCACGGTCGGGGCGGGTGGGCACCTGGGGCACCGGCcgggggctggaggctggggggaCGCTGCTTGCAGCCCGGGGTCTATCCTTGTCTGACTGCCTGTCGTTGGCCCCCCAGATTATGGAGGAGCTGGCGGATGCTCTGATATACTGCCACGGGAAGAAAGTGATTCACAGAGACATAAAGCCGGAGAATCTGCTCTTGGGGCTCCAGGGAGAGCTGAAGATTGCTGACTTCGGCTGGTCTGTGCACGCCCCCTCCCTGAGGTATGGTGGGCCAGGAGGCCGGCcctgggggtgaggctggggcaTTCAAAGTAAAACCACTCCAGATCTTGTTACCCAGAGACATTCTGGGTGGTTCTTATGTAAATATACAGACACAGCAATATCTTTACAAAAATAGGAGACTctctgggaactccctggtggtccaatggttagaacTCCGCGCTGTCACTGTTTTGGCCcggagttcagtccctggttgg harbors:
- the LOC117307512 gene encoding aurora kinase B isoform X1 — translated: MAQKENAYPWPYGRQTAQSGLNTLPQRVLRKEPVTPSALVLMSRSNAQPTAAPLQKVVENNSRTPNFSIRRSFTIDDFEIGRPLGKGKFGNVYLAREKKSHFIVALKVLFKSQIEKEGVEHQLRREIEIQAHLQYAAAPFEPQHPNILRLYNYFYDRRRIYLILEYAPRGELYKELQKSHTFDEQRTATIMEELADALIYCHGKKVIHRDIKPENLLLGLQGELKIADFGWSVHAPSLRRKTMCGTLDYLPPEMIEGRTHNEKVDLWCIGVLCYELLVGNPPFESASHNETYRRIVKVDLKIPPSMPAGAQDLISKLLKHNPSERLPLAQVAAHPWVRAHSRRVLPPSALQSVP
- the LOC117307512 gene encoding aurora kinase B isoform X2 — its product is MAQKENAYPWPYGRQTAQSGLNTLPQRVLRKEPVTPSALVLMSRSNAQPTAAPLQKVVENNSRTPNFSMRSFTIDDFEIGRPLGKGKFGNVYLAREKKSHFIVALKVLFKSQIEKEGVEHQLRREIEIQAHLQYAAAPFEPQHPNILRLYNYFYDRRRIYLILEYAPRGELYKELQKSHTFDEQRTATIMEELADALIYCHGKKVIHRDIKPENLLLGLQGELKIADFGWSVHAPSLRRKTMCGTLDYLPPEMIEGRTHNEKVDLWCIGVLCYELLVGNPPFESASHNETYRRIVKVDLKIPPSMPAGAQDLISKLLKHNPSERLPLAQVAAHPWVRAHSRRVLPPSALQSVP
- the LOC117307512 gene encoding aurora kinase B isoform X4 → MAQKENAYPWPYGRQTAQSGLNTLPQRVLRKEPVTPSALVLMSRSNAQPTAAPLQKVVENNSRTPNFSMRSFTIDDFEIGRPLGKGKFGNVYLAREKKSHFIVALKVLFKSQIEKEGVEHQLRREIEIQAHLQHPNILRLYNYFYDRRRIYLILEYAPRGELYKELQKSHTFDEQRTATIMEELADALIYCHGKKVIHRDIKPENLLLGLQGELKIADFGWSVHAPSLRRKTMCGTLDYLPPEMIEGRTHNEKVDLWCIGVLCYELLVGNPPFESASHNETYRRIVKVDLKIPPSMPAGAQDLISKLLKHNPSERLPLAQVAAHPWVRAHSRRVLPPSALQSVP
- the LOC117307512 gene encoding aurora kinase B isoform X3 — protein: MAQKENAYPWPYGRQTAQSGLNTLPQRVLRKEPVTPSALVLMSRSNAQPTAAPLQKVVENNSRTPNFSIRRSFTIDDFEIGRPLGKGKFGNVYLAREKKSHFIVALKVLFKSQIEKEGVEHQLRREIEIQAHLQHPNILRLYNYFYDRRRIYLILEYAPRGELYKELQKSHTFDEQRTATIMEELADALIYCHGKKVIHRDIKPENLLLGLQGELKIADFGWSVHAPSLRRKTMCGTLDYLPPEMIEGRTHNEKVDLWCIGVLCYELLVGNPPFESASHNETYRRIVKVDLKIPPSMPAGAQDLISKLLKHNPSERLPLAQVAAHPWVRAHSRRVLPPSALQSVP